A single window of Psychromonas ingrahamii 37 DNA harbors:
- a CDS encoding DEAD/DEAH box helicase, translating to MYTLRPYQQDAVHATVHYFRQHSTPAVLTLSTGAGKSLIIAELARIAKGKVLVLAHVKELVEQNHSKYESYALKASIFSAGLGRKEIERQVVFASVQSIVNSLKEFSEAFSLLVIDECHRVPEDENSSYRRVISHLQKINPNIKVLGLTATPYRLGTGWIYQYHTRGQVRTQQARFFRDCIFDLPIRFLLDEKYLTEPKIMDMAVLGYDFSSLKSSVNGHFKTAELDSIVKKSQRVTPKIIEQVIETAKERLGVMIFASTVNHAREIMGYLSDENAALVIGDTPLDERDRIINAFKERTIKYLVNVSVLTTGFDAPHVDLIAILRPTASLSLYQQIVGRGLRLFPAKKDCLVMEFAGNCYDLYQPELGEPKPDSDSEIVTIPCPACRFNNNFWGKMDPAGFVIEHYGRQCQGYANNEEGERIICGYRFRAKFCELCGADNDIAARNCNNCDHVLVDPDKKLCEALKLKDALIIKCADFRLEPGKNKFGKPQLKVIYISEEGAELNEFWQLSTKAHKAEFLNKFINPHLIDRHHPFTETAPSKIVNNQHRLRPPEIVIARKKGRFWTISDKLFDLEQYQKELIQK from the coding sequence ATGTATACGCTTCGCCCCTATCAACAAGACGCTGTTCACGCGACTGTTCATTACTTTCGTCAACATTCAACCCCTGCCGTATTGACACTTTCGACCGGCGCGGGAAAAAGCCTGATTATTGCTGAGTTAGCACGCATCGCTAAAGGAAAAGTATTAGTACTGGCACACGTCAAAGAGCTTGTTGAGCAAAATCACAGTAAGTATGAAAGTTACGCTTTAAAAGCATCCATTTTTTCTGCGGGGCTTGGCCGCAAAGAAATTGAACGTCAGGTTGTTTTCGCATCGGTACAGTCAATAGTGAATAGTTTAAAAGAATTTTCAGAAGCATTTTCTTTACTTGTTATTGATGAGTGCCACCGCGTACCGGAAGACGAAAACAGCAGTTATCGAAGAGTAATTAGTCATCTCCAAAAAATCAACCCGAATATAAAAGTGTTGGGGCTTACCGCCACACCCTATCGCCTTGGGACGGGATGGATTTATCAATACCATACTCGCGGGCAGGTTCGCACGCAGCAAGCGCGTTTTTTTCGTGATTGTATTTTTGATTTACCGATCCGATTTTTACTGGATGAAAAATACCTGACTGAGCCAAAAATAATGGATATGGCTGTGTTGGGGTATGATTTTTCGAGCCTTAAATCGTCAGTAAACGGGCATTTTAAAACGGCTGAATTGGACAGTATTGTCAAAAAATCCCAGCGGGTCACACCTAAGATTATTGAACAGGTTATCGAGACGGCGAAAGAAAGGCTTGGTGTTATGATTTTTGCTTCAACGGTCAATCATGCACGAGAAATTATGGGCTATTTGAGTGATGAAAATGCAGCTCTGGTGATTGGGGATACGCCACTTGATGAGCGTGACCGTATTATTAATGCTTTTAAAGAGCGCACTATTAAATATCTGGTTAATGTCTCAGTGTTAACCACTGGATTCGATGCACCGCATGTTGATTTGATTGCCATTTTACGTCCAACCGCCTCCCTTAGCCTGTATCAGCAGATTGTGGGACGGGGTTTACGCCTTTTTCCTGCTAAAAAAGATTGTTTGGTAATGGAATTTGCGGGTAACTGTTATGATTTATATCAACCTGAATTAGGTGAACCTAAACCTGATAGTGACAGTGAAATCGTCACTATCCCTTGTCCTGCCTGTCGGTTTAATAATAACTTCTGGGGAAAAATGGATCCGGCCGGGTTTGTGATTGAGCACTATGGCAGACAATGTCAGGGTTATGCTAATAATGAAGAAGGTGAACGGATAATATGTGGTTATCGTTTTCGGGCTAAGTTTTGTGAACTCTGTGGTGCGGATAATGATATTGCTGCGCGGAATTGCAACAATTGTGACCACGTGCTGGTGGATCCTGATAAAAAACTGTGCGAAGCACTTAAACTCAAAGATGCATTAATTATAAAATGTGCAGATTTCAGATTAGAGCCTGGAAAGAATAAATTTGGAAAACCGCAACTTAAGGTTATTTATATTAGTGAGGAGGGCGCAGAGCTTAATGAATTTTGGCAGCTTTCGACTAAAGCGCATAAAGCTGAATTTTTAAATAAATTTATTAATCCGCATTTAATTGATCGTCATCATCCCTTTACAGAAACAGCCCCTAGTAAGATTGTTAATAATCAGCACCGACTGCGTCCTCCTGAAATTGTTATCGCCAGAAAAAAAGGCCGTTTTTGGACTATTAGCGATAAATTATTTGATCTTGAGCAGTATCAAAAAGAGTTGATTCAAAAATAG
- the glgC gene encoding glucose-1-phosphate adenylyltransferase — MPHRSDRYISNLTKDTYALVLAGGRGSRLFELTDSRAKPAVYFGGKFRIIDFSLSNCINSGINRIGVATQYKSHSLIRHINRGWGNFKANLSEFVEVLPASQGNNNDWYLGTADAVYQNIDIICAERPKYVLILSGDHVYRMDYGPLIAEHVANNADMTVCCLKATTEEAADSFGVMTVNADNKVIAFDEKPAQPNEIPDNPGQCLASMGNYLFNTDFLFEHLLNDYSSENSSRDFGHDIIPSIIKDNNVFSYAFKDPDSENQPYWRDVGTLDAFWEANMELVTPQPQLDLYDKAWPIWTYQEQLPPSKFIFDDDLRRGLAVDSTVSAGCIISGSTVRKSLLYSSVHTHSYSLIEESVVLHGSHVGERCKLKRVIVDSKCHIPAGLTIGYDREQDIENGFRVTEKGITLVTSQMLKALAKKQMIID; from the coding sequence ATGCCACACAGAAGTGATAGGTATATCAGTAACCTCACCAAAGATACCTATGCATTGGTTTTAGCAGGCGGTCGTGGTAGTCGATTATTCGAACTGACAGATTCGCGCGCTAAACCTGCCGTCTATTTTGGTGGTAAATTCCGGATCATTGATTTTTCATTATCAAACTGTATCAATTCAGGTATTAACCGCATAGGAGTCGCCACTCAATACAAATCACACTCTTTAATCCGCCACATTAACCGCGGTTGGGGAAATTTCAAGGCTAATTTATCGGAATTTGTTGAAGTTTTGCCCGCATCACAGGGTAATAACAATGATTGGTATCTGGGTACAGCCGATGCTGTGTATCAAAATATAGATATTATTTGTGCTGAGCGTCCTAAATATGTGTTAATTTTATCCGGCGATCATGTATATCGTATGGATTATGGTCCGCTAATAGCTGAGCATGTGGCCAATAATGCCGATATGACTGTCTGTTGTCTTAAAGCGACAACCGAAGAGGCTGCGGACAGCTTTGGCGTCATGACAGTCAACGCGGATAATAAAGTGATTGCATTTGATGAAAAGCCGGCCCAACCTAATGAAATACCCGATAATCCGGGTCAGTGCCTGGCTTCAATGGGTAATTATCTTTTTAATACTGATTTTTTGTTCGAACATCTGTTAAACGATTATTCAAGCGAAAATTCCAGTCGTGATTTTGGGCATGATATTATCCCTTCAATTATTAAAGATAATAATGTTTTTTCCTATGCCTTTAAAGATCCGGATAGTGAGAATCAGCCCTATTGGCGTGATGTGGGTACATTAGATGCATTTTGGGAAGCTAATATGGAACTTGTTACGCCTCAACCACAACTCGATTTATATGATAAAGCTTGGCCTATTTGGACATATCAGGAGCAGCTCCCACCGAGCAAATTTATTTTTGATGATGATTTGCGCCGTGGTCTAGCGGTTGATTCAACGGTTTCCGCCGGTTGTATCATCTCCGGTTCAACTGTTCGTAAATCATTATTATATTCAAGTGTTCATACACACTCATACAGCCTTATTGAAGAATCGGTAGTACTCCATGGTAGCCATGTCGGTGAGCGCTGTAAATTAAAACGGGTTATCGTCGATAGTAAATGTCATATTCCTGCAGGTTTAACCATTGGTTATGACCGAGAGCAGGATATAGAGAACGGTTTTCGGGTGACCGAAAAAGGGATCACCCTTGTTACAAGTCAGATGCTGAAAGCTTTAGCTAAAAAACAAATGATTATTGATTAA